The Zingiber officinale cultivar Zhangliang chromosome 10A, Zo_v1.1, whole genome shotgun sequence genome contains a region encoding:
- the LOC122028221 gene encoding cytochrome P450 94C1-like, translated as MVEFGIGQLAFVFFSFAAGFLAFALLLRKRPCCCCHVCRAYLSGSWAAEFDNLSDWYAQLLRESPTGTVHFHVIGKTVTANPANVEYILRTRFDNFPKGEPFSAILSDLLGRGIFNVDGDAWRFQRKMASLALGSVNVREYASGIVAEEISCGMLPQLAAATDTGSAINLQVVFRRFTFDVICRISFGLERGCLELPVPMGEFAAAFDSASRLLAMRGTAAAPAVWKLKRLFNVGSERELRRGIAMIKNLAKEVIRQRRKLGYDGCHDLLSRFMSSVEDDEEYLRDIVVSFLLAGRDAVASALTGLFLLLARNPQVAARLQQEINAGGGDYVQAAIHESLRLYPPVQFDSKWCVEDDVLPDGTFVGQGTRVMYHPYAMGRMDSIWGADFAEFRPERWLRGNKFTAESLFKYPVFQAGPRVCLGKELALAEMRMVAIAVLKQFEVDVMDANRPVKFAPGLISTFSGGVWARVSRRAAVPATV; from the coding sequence ATGGTGGAATTTGGAATCGGCCAACTcgcctttgtcttcttttctttcgCTGCGGGATTCCTTGCCTTCGCGCTGCTGCTGAGGAAGCGTCCGTGTTGCTGCTGTCACGTGTGCCGGGCGTACCTGAGCGGCTCGTGGGCGGCAGAGTTCGACAACCTCAGCGACTGGTACGCGCAGCTGCTGCGCGAGTCGCCGACCGGCACCGTCCACTTTCACGTGATCGGGAAAACGGTGACGGCCAACCCGGCCAACGTCGAGTACATTCTCCGGACCCGGTTTGATAATTTCCCCAAGGGCGAGCCCTTCTCCGCTATCCTCAGCGACCTCCTCGGCCGCGGCATCTTCAACGTCGACGGCGACGCCTGGCGCTTCCAGCGCAAGATGGCCAGCCTCGCGCTCGGCAGCGTCAACGTGCGCGAGTACGCCTCCGGTATCGTCGCCGAGGAGATCTCCTGCGGCATGCTGCCGCAGCTCGCCGCGGCGACCGACACCGGCAGCGCAATCAACTTGCAGGTCGTGTTCCGGAGATTCACATTCGACGTCATCTGCCGTATCTCGTTTGGGCTCGAGAGGGGATGCCTCGAGCTGCCGGTGCCGATGGGAGAGTTCGCCGCGGCATTCGACTCCGCTTCGAGACTATTGGCGATGCGAGGTACGGCGGCGGCGCCGGCGGTGTGGAAGCTAAAGCGGCTATTTAATGTGGGATCGGAGAGGGAGCTGCGACGCGGGATCGCGATGATCAAAAATCTGGCGAAGGAGGTGATCCGGCAGCGGCGAAAGCTGGGTTACGACGGTTGCCACGACCTGCTCTCGCGGTTCATGAGCTCGGTGGAGGACGACGAGGAGTACCTCCGCGACATCGTCGTCAGCTTCCTCCTTGCGGGGCGCGACGCGGTCGCCTCCGCCCTGACCGGCCTCTTCCTGCTCCTCGCGCGCAACCCGCAGGTGGCCGCGCGGCTTCAACAGGAAATAAACGCCGGTGGTGGAGACTACGTGCAGGCGGCAATCCACGAGAGCCTGCGTTTGTACCCCCCGGTGCAGTTCGACTCTAAGTGGTGCGTGGAAGACGACGTGCTTCCGGACGGCACTTTCGTGGGTCAGGGGACGCGAGTGATGTACCACCCCTACGCCATGGGGCGGATGGACAGTATATGGGGCGCCGATTTCGCCGAATTCCGGCCGGAACGGTGGCTCCGAGGGAATAAGTTCACGGCGGAGAGCCTCTTCAAATACCCGGTGTTCCAGGCTGGTCCCCGGGTGTGCCTGGGCAAGGAACTCGCGCTGGCTGAGATGCGGATGGTGGCGATCGCTGTGTTGAAGCAGTTCGAGGTCGATGTGATGGATGCGAATCGGCCTGTCAAATTCGCGCCCGGTCTGATCTCGACGTTTAGCGGCGGGGTTTGGGCGCGGGTAAGCCGGCGTGCGGCCGTGCCGGCCACCGTATGA